TTAGCTACATTATGTATGTGCAATGCGCCTGAAATAGCACCGGAAATATTGCCTTGCAACTTATCGTTCGGCATTCCTTTACCGGCAATAAATTGTGCGCCGCCATTACTGAACTGCACGATAACCGGGGAGTTAACTTTTGCAGCTGTTTCTAATGTTGCGTTGATGGTGTTGGTTCCGATGGTGTTTACCGCAGGTAATGCGAATTGATTGTTTTTTGCATCTGTTAATAATGCTTCTAATTCTTCGCCGAATAATACGCCGGCTTTGTATTTACTCATGTGTCTCGTGTTTTGGCAAAAATAAGAGAATTTGCCTTTCGGCGGAAAACTGAGGGAAAGTTTATTGAATGTTAATGTGTTGTGTGTTAATTTCTTTTGAGGCTGTTAAGAATAGTAGAGTCTCAGTCTGAGCTTGTCAAAGACGGGTTTTTAATGGAGGACTTATTCAAAAATGTAAATGCATCCGGGTTAAGAAGCTAAGTACAAAAGAAAAATGGGAGAGTTGCCAAAAAAAGAAAACTTCCACAAATTTGAAACGGTGCCAAACTGTGGAAGTTAGTCTTTAAAAATACCTTACATTGAGGGGCTACCTCGCCAGGGAATAACTAATAAGCTCATCTCTGGTTTCAGTGAGTGTTGATCTTTCTTAGGATTTGGTCTATTTTTTGGTTTTCTTAGGATTCGATTTCTTCAGCTTCTCTTAGGATCTTGAAACTGGTTTTCTTCGGGCTTTGGCTTTTAAACTTTGGTCTTCTCTAGGATCTTGAATATATAAAGCGATTTGGACACTTTTTTACATTTTTAAAAGAAGTTGACTGATACTGGATTATTTACAGCTTTTCAGAAATAATTGGATATTCGGTTTATCAGGATTTTTGGATATAGATTGATAATTCCTATCAATCAACTTCATGACACAAAGATATAGCACGTTGAAACCCTGTACAAGAGCAGATTTGCTCTATTTTAGAGGTACAGTATTTACATGAAAAGTCGTATGATTTCTGTTAATGGGATAGGAGTGCTACGTATGTCAACTATCGTAAAACTACGAGGCTGTTTTACTCAGAATGAGTATAACCTATTGTTTGTCAGCAAAGTTTTGGCTAAAGAAAATCTAAAAAAAGAAACTTCCACAGCTTTCTTATGTTTGGCTGTGGAAGTGAATCTCTTGAAGAACCTACCATTAGGCGGTTTCATCCAGGATTTTGAATACATTGTTTGAGGGGCTAACCTCTCCAGATACAACTACATTAAATAATTTGCTCTGGTTTCAGTGTGTACTAATTCTTCCTCAGGATTTGGAATTTCTTGGTTTTCTTTGGACGTACAGATTTCTTTTTGGTCTTCTCTAGAATTTGGATTTGGTTTTTTTCTTGGATCTTGGTTTTTAAATTTTTGGTCTTCTTTAGGATTTAGATCTTGGTTTTTCTTTGGACTTGGTTTTTAGTTTTTCAACTTTTATTACGATTTGGATTTCGACGTTTTTAAAAGAAGTTGACTGATACTGGATTTATTTACAGCTTTTCAGAAATGTTGGATTCAATTTCGGTTTTTGCTCAGGATTTTTGGATATAGATTGATAATTCCTATCAATCAACTTCTGACACAAAAGTACATCGCCTTACAATGCTGTACAAGAGCGGATTTGCTCTTTTTATGTGGTACAGTAAATACTGAAACGTTGTTGTTTTTTAAGTAAAATCTGTAGGACGGATACGTATCCGTTATCGTAAAACTACGTATGTTGAGTGTGGAATTTATTGTAATGTGATATGCGCATTTAACACTGAAATGCAGTGTGGTAAAGACTTTTGTTAAAAATAGTAGAATACCGAAAGATGGAATGCTGATAAAGCGGATCGTTATGATCTATATAAATCTATATAAGATGCTATCTGCGGAAATCATCACAATCTTAAAAATCTGTGGTCTATTTTTTACTTGGTAAGGTTCTGCAGAATGTCATATTTGGTAATAATATGGAAGTATCCGCTATCATCTTTGCTCAAAACAGCTCCATTTTCTTTGGTAATAAAGGAGCTTAGGCGCTCAACAGGTGTATCAAACGCTACTTCGGGGTAGGGCTTTTCTATTACCGACTCTACCGTTTGCTTTTTTATAGATGGATTATTGATGATCTTATTGAATAAACCGCTTTCAGAAATAGCGCCGGTAATTTTATCACCGTCCATTACGGGTATATTTTCAATGTCATTCTTCTTCATTATGGTAATCGCTTCTGCAACGGTTTGTTTGGGAGAGATGCTGATGAGCTGTTGCGATGCTCTGCCATTTACCAGGTCTTTAATGGTTTTTACTTCCAGGAAGCCACGCTCCATCATCCATTGGTCATTATAAACCTTGGCAACATAACGGCTGCCATGATCGTGGAAGATACAAACCACTACATCGCCTTCTTTTAGTAACCCTTTTAATTGTAGTAAACCTTGCAGGCAACTGCCGGCACTGTAACCGCAGAACAGTCCTTCTTCTTTGGCAATACGGCGAGCCATAATAGCACCATCTTTATCCGTTACTTTTTCAAAGCGATCGATAACGCTCATATCGTAATTGGCAGGAACGAAGTCTTCACCAAAACCTTCACTGATGTATGGATAGACTTCTTTCTGATCCAATTCACCGGTATCAAAATATTTTTTCAATAAAGAACCGTAGCTGTCAATTGCCCAAACCTGTATGTCGGGATTTTTTTCTTTCAGATATTTTGCTGTACCTACAATAGTGCCACCGGTACCTGTTGCAACAACTAAATGTGTGATCTTACCTTCTGTTTGTTCCCATATCTCAGGACCGGTTTGTTCATAATGCGCCAAACGGTTTGCCAGGTTATCGTATTGATTCACGTACCAGCTGTTAGGAACTTCTGTTGCCAGTCTTTTTGAAACGGAATAATAACTCCGGGGATCTTCCGGCTCTACGTTGGTAGGACAAACAATCACTTCTGCGCCCAATGCTTTTAAAATATCAGCCTTTTCTTTTGATTGTTTATCGGTAGTAGTGAAGATGCATTTATAGCCTTTAATGCAAGCAGCAATGGCCAATCCCATCCCGGTGTTACCGCTGGTACCTTCAATAATGGTGCCGCCGGGCTTTAATTTTCCTTCCTGCTCGGCAACTTCTATCATCTTTAAAGCCATGCGGTCTTTAATGGAATTGCCGGGATTAAAATATTCAACTTTGGCTAATACGGTACAAGGCAGCACTTTAGTGATCTTATTTAATTTAATAAGAGGCGTGTTGCCGATTGTTTCCAGTATATTATTGAGCCACATAGTTGATGTTTGT
The Ferruginibacter albus DNA segment above includes these coding regions:
- a CDS encoding pyridoxal-phosphate dependent enzyme — translated: MWLNNILETIGNTPLIKLNKITKVLPCTVLAKVEYFNPGNSIKDRMALKMIEVAEQEGKLKPGGTIIEGTSGNTGMGLAIAACIKGYKCIFTTTDKQSKEKADILKALGAEVIVCPTNVEPEDPRSYYSVSKRLATEVPNSWYVNQYDNLANRLAHYEQTGPEIWEQTEGKITHLVVATGTGGTIVGTAKYLKEKNPDIQVWAIDSYGSLLKKYFDTGELDQKEVYPYISEGFGEDFVPANYDMSVIDRFEKVTDKDGAIMARRIAKEEGLFCGYSAGSCLQGLLQLKGLLKEGDVVVCIFHDHGSRYVAKVYNDQWMMERGFLEVKTIKDLVNGRASQQLISISPKQTVAEAITIMKKNDIENIPVMDGDKITGAISESGLFNKIINNPSIKKQTVESVIEKPYPEVAFDTPVERLSSFITKENGAVLSKDDSGYFHIITKYDILQNLTK